The following are encoded in a window of Phaseolus vulgaris cultivar G19833 chromosome 3, P. vulgaris v2.0, whole genome shotgun sequence genomic DNA:
- the LOC137805772 gene encoding uncharacterized protein yields the protein MASPPQNSDLTFPPADVVGELHPGTNTQIQVDPTSSEVEAFKEKKEQEEAKQEKNERERKDSLQTIKSAIIISGIVVALAGAAFAITKKLREK from the exons ATGGCAAGCCCACCTCAGAATTCAGACCTTACATTCCCACCAGCAGATGTTGTTGGAGAACTTCATCCTGGGACAAACACACAAATTCAGGTTGATCCTACATCTTCTGAGGTGGAAGCCTTCAAGGAAAAGAAG GAACAAGAGGAGGCCAAACAAGagaaaaatgaaagagaaaggAAGGATTCATTGCAAACAATCAAATCAGCCATTATAATTTCAGGCATAGTTGTGGCTTTGGCAGGAGCTGCATTTGCTATAACcaagaaattaagagagaaatgA